Proteins encoded by one window of Lutibacter sp. A64:
- a CDS encoding response regulator transcription factor — MKILVIEDNIELLQDIKHFMEAQGNICEVAHDYKSAFMKVVIFPYDILIVDITLPDGSGLDIIKEVKQKNIDAGIIIISAKNAIGDKIQGFEIGADDYLTKPFYLAELNARIKAIYRRKVYKGSNEINFNEIKIKPDNYEVFINDKPINLTKKEFSIIHFFVVNKNRLLTKEAIAEHLWGDHIEMTDSFNFIYPHLANLRKKIAKFGGKDYIKSIYNVGYKFGE, encoded by the coding sequence ATGAAAATACTTGTTATTGAAGATAATATTGAATTATTGCAAGACATAAAGCATTTTATGGAAGCACAAGGCAATATCTGTGAAGTTGCACATGATTATAAATCGGCTTTTATGAAAGTAGTAATATTTCCTTACGATATTTTAATTGTTGATATAACATTACCAGATGGCTCAGGACTTGATATAATAAAGGAAGTTAAGCAAAAAAATATTGATGCAGGTATTATTATTATTTCTGCCAAAAATGCTATAGGAGATAAGATACAAGGTTTTGAAATTGGAGCCGATGATTACTTAACAAAACCATTCTATCTTGCAGAACTTAATGCAAGAATTAAAGCGATTTACAGAAGAAAAGTCTATAAAGGAAGTAACGAAATTAATTTTAATGAAATTAAAATTAAACCAGATAATTATGAGGTTTTTATAAATGATAAGCCTATAAATCTTACTAAAAAAGAGTTTAGTATTATTCATTTTTTTGTAGTGAATAAAAATAGGTTGCTAACTAAAGAAGCTATTGCAGAACACCTTTGGGGCGATCATATTGAAATGACAGACTCGTTTAATTTCATATATCCACATTTGGCTAATTTGAGGAAGAAAATAGCGAAATTTGGAGGGAAAGACTATATTAAATCAATCTATAATGTAGGTTATAAATTCGGCGAGTAA
- a CDS encoding type IX secretion system histidine kinase PorY → MILVTKTNKYYFIFFILLFPLMLGADYYLIQHKVNNEVDEVLQNESKRINYTIKEKGVLLASNYLVTATPINKDISIPNKYKDTLIYEAYQGKLIPYRIYEFTTDINKQKMRISLKHVILEMNELIIWLFVTTTLITLLLVLGVFFINQEIYKWAWKPFFENLPKLTNYDVTKKNPVQLKVSNINEFEEVNKLVKTLMDQVKKDFQKLKEFNENISHEIQTPLAIIRNKMVLLLESQKLNEQELQWVQAVYQEANKLSKIGKSLTLISRIENQEFTRLDSVDVRALVHNIIGNMEELITFKNIKTTVELDPVKIKCDLVLANILFTNLIKNAIQHNHEGGYIKMFLNSEKFEIINSGKNSKIATEKLFNRFQKGTEGAESLGLGLAINQKICEMYKFQLDYKRNDGEHKLSLKFQINNKNHNK, encoded by the coding sequence ATGATTTTAGTAACAAAAACTAATAAATATTATTTCATTTTTTTTATATTATTATTTCCACTTATGCTTGGTGCCGATTATTATCTTATTCAACATAAAGTAAATAATGAGGTAGATGAAGTATTACAAAATGAAAGTAAACGAATTAATTATACAATTAAGGAAAAAGGAGTTCTTCTAGCTTCTAATTATTTGGTAACTGCAACACCTATTAATAAAGATATTTCTATTCCAAATAAATACAAAGACACCTTAATTTATGAAGCTTATCAAGGTAAATTAATTCCGTATAGAATTTACGAGTTTACAACAGATATTAATAAACAAAAGATGAGAATTTCTCTAAAACACGTTATTTTAGAGATGAATGAATTAATTATATGGCTTTTTGTAACAACTACATTAATAACATTGTTGTTGGTGTTAGGTGTATTTTTCATCAATCAAGAAATATATAAATGGGCTTGGAAACCTTTTTTTGAAAACCTTCCTAAGCTTACAAATTACGATGTAACTAAAAAAAATCCGGTGCAGCTTAAAGTCTCTAATATTAATGAATTTGAAGAGGTTAATAAGCTAGTTAAAACGCTGATGGATCAAGTGAAAAAAGATTTTCAGAAATTAAAAGAATTTAATGAAAATATTTCTCACGAAATACAAACACCTCTCGCCATTATTAGAAACAAAATGGTGCTTTTATTGGAGAGTCAAAAACTTAATGAGCAGGAACTTCAGTGGGTGCAAGCTGTATATCAAGAAGCTAATAAATTATCAAAAATAGGAAAATCGTTGACGCTAATTTCTAGAATTGAAAATCAAGAATTTACAAGGTTAGATAGTGTTGATGTAAGAGCCTTAGTGCATAATATTATTGGTAATATGGAAGAACTTATTACGTTTAAAAATATTAAAACGACTGTTGAATTGGATCCTGTTAAAATAAAATGTGATTTGGTTTTGGCTAATATTCTTTTTACCAATTTAATTAAAAATGCTATTCAACACAATCACGAAGGTGGTTATATAAAAATGTTTTTAAATAGTGAGAAATTTGAGATTATAAATTCAGGAAAAAACTCTAAAATTGCTACCGAAAAATTATTTAACCGCTTTCAAAAGGGAACTGAAGGAGCAGAATCTTTAGGTTTGGGCTTGGCTATCAATCAAAAAATATGTGAAATGTATAAATTTCAACTCGATTATAAACGTAATGATGGTGAACATAAACTGTCGTTAAAATTTCAAATAAATAATAAAAATCATAATAAATAA